A window of the Dongshaea marina genome harbors these coding sequences:
- a CDS encoding substrate-binding periplasmic protein produces the protein MRSILIGGFFLGLLWAPGAQADGTVRLASGEYPPYLSDSLPHDGLISHIVTSAFATQGVKVKYGYFPWKRTALLVKMGHWDGSPGWLWSEDRAEDYWFSEPVIIGKGVFFFLKDSPAKNFEWQSYADLKGLKVGTTLGYHYGEAFHQAQRDGMIQVSARQTNLDNFLRLLDGKIDLFPLDKCVGLYVLHKNLPGRVDLFGYASKPMNTDEYRVIFPKVKQSSKALLATFNQGLKQLDLDSSIKHFDRYDCL, from the coding sequence ATGAGATCTATTTTGATCGGGGGCTTTTTCTTAGGGCTACTCTGGGCCCCTGGAGCTCAGGCGGATGGAACTGTGCGTTTAGCCAGTGGTGAGTACCCTCCCTACCTTTCTGATTCACTGCCCCATGATGGTTTGATATCGCATATAGTAACCTCCGCTTTTGCCACTCAGGGGGTGAAAGTCAAATATGGTTACTTTCCCTGGAAGAGAACAGCGTTACTGGTAAAAATGGGTCACTGGGATGGCTCACCGGGTTGGCTCTGGAGTGAAGATAGGGCTGAGGATTACTGGTTCAGTGAGCCAGTCATTATCGGTAAGGGCGTTTTTTTCTTTCTCAAGGATAGCCCTGCTAAAAATTTTGAGTGGCAAAGCTATGCCGATCTGAAAGGGCTGAAGGTAGGCACAACCCTGGGTTATCACTATGGAGAGGCGTTTCATCAGGCTCAAAGAGATGGAATGATCCAGGTTTCGGCTCGACAAACAAACTTAGATAATTTCCTGCGATTACTGGATGGAAAAATTGACCTTTTTCCTCTGGATAAATGTGTTGGCCTGTATGTTTTGCATAAGAATCTTCCGGGAAGGGTCGATCTCTTTGGCTATGCCAGTAAGCCGATGAATACCGATGAATATCGGGTGATTTTTCCCAAGGTTAAACAGAGTAGTAAGGCTTTGCTGGCGACGTTTAACCAGGGGCTGAAGCAGCTGGACCTGGATAGCTCGATCAAGCATTTTGACCGCTATGATTGCCTGTAG
- a CDS encoding substrate-binding periplasmic protein: MLRPYYPILLILGFLGALLPRLSYSADSVLLLLTEEWRPYNYRQGDRIIGIGTELVEATLKRAKVPYKLKMLTWKGAYEQTLRRPNTLLYTTSRTEKREKLFHWIGPLFPKRHYLYKLSSRQDIRIKKFDDLKKYRLGVIQGGSTQEYLESKGLVEGINFFTVRKSQQNLDKLFRGRVDLIPGADVEFILQMRETDHDFGQIQKAFLLIEQGGFYIAANLETPEPLIQKLQKALDQLLAEGVREKIIVKYSQ, encoded by the coding sequence ATGTTGAGACCTTACTATCCCATACTCCTGATTCTTGGATTTCTCGGGGCCTTGCTTCCCCGGTTATCCTACTCAGCGGATTCTGTGCTGCTGCTGCTCACCGAGGAGTGGCGCCCCTATAATTATCGTCAGGGCGATCGCATTATCGGGATCGGCACAGAGCTGGTGGAAGCGACACTCAAGCGAGCCAAAGTCCCCTACAAACTAAAGATGCTGACCTGGAAGGGTGCCTATGAGCAAACTCTCAGGCGCCCTAATACCCTGCTCTATACCACGAGCCGCACCGAAAAGCGTGAAAAGCTATTCCACTGGATTGGCCCCCTGTTTCCGAAAAGGCACTATCTCTACAAGCTGAGTAGTCGGCAGGATATCCGGATCAAGAAGTTTGATGATCTCAAAAAATATCGGCTCGGTGTGATCCAGGGAGGGTCGACCCAGGAATACCTTGAATCAAAGGGGTTGGTTGAGGGGATAAACTTCTTTACGGTGAGAAAGTCTCAGCAGAACCTCGATAAGCTATTTCGTGGGCGGGTCGATCTGATCCCGGGGGCAGATGTCGAGTTCATTTTGCAGATGCGCGAAACCGACCACGATTTCGGGCAGATCCAAAAGGCGTTTCTCCTGATTGAGCAAGGGGGCTTTTATATCGCGGCGAATCTTGAGACCCCGGAGCCTCTGATCCAAAAGCTGCAGAAGGCGCTGGATCAGCTTTTGGCGGAGGGAGTCAGAGAGAAAATCATCGTCAAATATAGTCAGTGA